In Phacochoerus africanus isolate WHEZ1 chromosome 14, ROS_Pafr_v1, whole genome shotgun sequence, one genomic interval encodes:
- the COIL gene encoding coilin isoform X2, translating into MAASETVRLRLQFDYPPPATPHCTSFWLLIDLNRCRFVTDLISLIRQRFGFSSGALLGLYLDGGLLPPAESARLVRDNDSLRVKLEERGVADSPVAVSNGDSTPLVARKAKKRAFKSEEDEETELDCRNSKKPWKRHENINSEKNLDLEPKAVTDQSGSQKNKRRNKTTCSVMDDDNDDDGETERKSSKKKEKREYKKQAKTPKAPKAQSVKEWPIQKGTSPKGPPARNNLVKAKRKSGASLRTKDSPASSSESESSGESTSDGLSNVISEVRRSSGKTSTEVSKEGPSVQTTAANKVTTKAGCTSAPIKGKTTGTSSSSSDSSSESDDPCVRAKNARECAAESLKPGGFLTGRACPGPSSQIPNAPGGRQALGPPPNVTVPTSMGRGWGRGEDLLSWKGARGRGMRGRGRGRGPAGPCVLNRNAEYQKQQQLNEMVTNSSTIIQNPVETRKRDYSLLPLLAAAPQVGEKIAFKLLELTSDYFPDISDYKEGKILSHNPETQQVDIEILSSLPDHRFLERVN; encoded by the exons ATGGCAGCCTCCGAGACGGTTAGGCTACGGCTTCAATTTGATTACCCGCCGCCGGCCACCCCGCATTGCACGTCCTTCTGGCTTCTCATCGACTTGAACAGATGCCGATTTGTCACGGATCTCATCAGTCTCATCCGCCAGCGCTTCGGCTTCAGTTCTGGGGCCCTCCTGGGCCTCTACTTGGACGGGGGGCTCTTGCCCCCAGCCGAGAGCGCGCGCCTCGTACGAGACAACGACAGCCTCAG AGTTAAATTAGAAGAGAGAGGAGTTGCTGACAGTCCTGTAGCAGTTAGTAATGGTGACAGTACTCCTTTAGTGGCTAGAAAAGCCAAGAAGCGGGCATTTAAGTCGGAGGAGGATGAAGAAACCGAACTCGATTGCAGAAATTCAAAGAAGCCCTGGAAGAGGCACGAGAACATCAACAGTGAGAAGAACTTGGACCTGGAACCAAAAGCTGTCACAGATCAGAGTGGGAGTCAAAAAaacaagaggagaaataaaaccaCGTGTAGTGTCATGGATGATGACAACGACGACGATGGAGAGACCGAAAGAAAATCgtcaaagaaaaaggagaaacgtGAATACAAAAAACAGGCAAAGACGCCCAAGGCTCCTAAAGCACAGTCGGTGAAAGAGTGGCCCATCCAGAAGGGCACGTCCCCAAAAGGTCCTCCTGCTAGAAACAACCTGGTGAAAGCCAAAAGGAAAAGTGGCGCAAGCCTTCGAACAAAAGATAGTCCCGCTTCCTCCTCAGAGTCCGAGTCTTCTGGCGAATCCACCAGTGATGGTCTCAGCAATGTCATCTCGGAGGTCCGACGTTCCTCGGGGAAAACGTCGACCGAGGTGTCAAAGGAAGGACCCTCTGTGCAAACCACAGCTGCAAACAAAGTGACGACAAAAGCTGGCTGTACCTCTGCGCCCATCAAGGGCAAGACCACCGGCACATCCTCGTCTAGTTCCGACTCAAGTTCCGAGTCCGATGACCCGTGCGTGAGGGCCAAGAATGCCCGCGAGTGTGCGGCGGAGTCCTTAAAGCCTGGAGGCTTCTTGACCGGAAGAGCGTGCCCAGGGCCATCGTCGCAGATTCCAAATGCCCCTGGTGGCAGGCAGGCCCTTGGTCCTCCTCCCAACGTGACTGTCCCCACCAGTATGGGAAGAggctggggcagaggagaggaCCTTCTTTCTTGGAAGGGGGCGAGGGGTCGGGGGATGCGGGGGCGAGGTCGAGGCCGGGGGCCCGCCGGTCCCTGTGTTTTAAATAGAAATGCTGAGTATCAGAAGCAACAGCAATTGAATGAAATGGTGACAAACTCCTCTACGATTATCCAG AATCCCGTCGAGACACGGAAGAGGGACTACAGTCTCTTACCGCTGTTAGCAGCTGCCCCTCAAGTTGGAGAAAAGATTGCATTTAAG
- the COIL gene encoding coilin isoform X3 — MAASETVRLRLQFDYPPPATPHCTSFWLLIDLNRCRFVTDLISLIRQRFGFSSGALLGLYLDGGLLPPAESARLVRDNDSLRVKLEERGVADSPVAVSNGDSTPLVARKAKKRAFKSEEDEETELDCRNSKKPWKRHENINSEKNLDLEPKAVTDQSGSQKNKRRNKTTCSVMDDDNDDDGETERKSSKKKEKREYKKQAKTPKAPKAQSVKEWPIQKGTSPKGPPARNNLVKAKRKSGASLRTKDSPASSSESESSGESTSDGLSNVISEVRRSSGKTSTEVSKEGPSVQTTAANKVTTKAGCTSAPIKGKTTGTSSSSSDSSSESDDPCVRAKNARECAAESLKPGGFLTGRACPGPSSQIPNAPGGRQALGPPPNVTVPTSMGRGWGRGEDLLSWKGARGRGMRGRGRGRGPAGPCVLNRNAEYQKQQQLNEMVTNSSTIIQNPVETRKRDYSLLPLLAAAPQVGEKIAFKLLELTSDYFPDISDYKITVFWRELIDPRLIIESPSNT; from the exons ATGGCAGCCTCCGAGACGGTTAGGCTACGGCTTCAATTTGATTACCCGCCGCCGGCCACCCCGCATTGCACGTCCTTCTGGCTTCTCATCGACTTGAACAGATGCCGATTTGTCACGGATCTCATCAGTCTCATCCGCCAGCGCTTCGGCTTCAGTTCTGGGGCCCTCCTGGGCCTCTACTTGGACGGGGGGCTCTTGCCCCCAGCCGAGAGCGCGCGCCTCGTACGAGACAACGACAGCCTCAG AGTTAAATTAGAAGAGAGAGGAGTTGCTGACAGTCCTGTAGCAGTTAGTAATGGTGACAGTACTCCTTTAGTGGCTAGAAAAGCCAAGAAGCGGGCATTTAAGTCGGAGGAGGATGAAGAAACCGAACTCGATTGCAGAAATTCAAAGAAGCCCTGGAAGAGGCACGAGAACATCAACAGTGAGAAGAACTTGGACCTGGAACCAAAAGCTGTCACAGATCAGAGTGGGAGTCAAAAAaacaagaggagaaataaaaccaCGTGTAGTGTCATGGATGATGACAACGACGACGATGGAGAGACCGAAAGAAAATCgtcaaagaaaaaggagaaacgtGAATACAAAAAACAGGCAAAGACGCCCAAGGCTCCTAAAGCACAGTCGGTGAAAGAGTGGCCCATCCAGAAGGGCACGTCCCCAAAAGGTCCTCCTGCTAGAAACAACCTGGTGAAAGCCAAAAGGAAAAGTGGCGCAAGCCTTCGAACAAAAGATAGTCCCGCTTCCTCCTCAGAGTCCGAGTCTTCTGGCGAATCCACCAGTGATGGTCTCAGCAATGTCATCTCGGAGGTCCGACGTTCCTCGGGGAAAACGTCGACCGAGGTGTCAAAGGAAGGACCCTCTGTGCAAACCACAGCTGCAAACAAAGTGACGACAAAAGCTGGCTGTACCTCTGCGCCCATCAAGGGCAAGACCACCGGCACATCCTCGTCTAGTTCCGACTCAAGTTCCGAGTCCGATGACCCGTGCGTGAGGGCCAAGAATGCCCGCGAGTGTGCGGCGGAGTCCTTAAAGCCTGGAGGCTTCTTGACCGGAAGAGCGTGCCCAGGGCCATCGTCGCAGATTCCAAATGCCCCTGGTGGCAGGCAGGCCCTTGGTCCTCCTCCCAACGTGACTGTCCCCACCAGTATGGGAAGAggctggggcagaggagaggaCCTTCTTTCTTGGAAGGGGGCGAGGGGTCGGGGGATGCGGGGGCGAGGTCGAGGCCGGGGGCCCGCCGGTCCCTGTGTTTTAAATAGAAATGCTGAGTATCAGAAGCAACAGCAATTGAATGAAATGGTGACAAACTCCTCTACGATTATCCAG AATCCCGTCGAGACACGGAAGAGGGACTACAGTCTCTTACCGCTGTTAGCAGCTGCCCCTCAAGTTGGAGAAAAGATTGCATTTAAG